The following proteins are co-located in the Flectobacillus major DSM 103 genome:
- the metG gene encoding methionine--tRNA ligase, translated as MTKQFKRTTVTAALIYANGPIHIGHIAGCYLPADIYVRYLRATGQDVKFVSGTDEHGVPITIKAKKEGITPQQVVDKYYKIIKDSFEEFGISFDIYSRTSNKIHHETSQEIFKNLYDKGQFVEETTEQYFDEKAQTFLADRYIVGTCPKCGNENAYGDQCEKCGTTLSPTELINPRSALSGEKPVMKPTKNWYLPLDKMQPQLEEYIASHPEWKTNVLGQVKSWLNDGLRPRAMTRDLDWGVKVPLPDTDGKVLYVWFDAPIGYISMTKELTDQWQKYWQDPEARLVNFIGKDNIVFHCLIFPAMCMADGRFIVADNVPANEFMNLEGDKISTSRNWAVWLHEYLREFEGKQDVLRYALAASAPETKDSDFTWGDFQTRNNSELVGIFGNFVNRAVVLTQKNFDSKVPKQGELTDFDRQTLATLAELPAKIGEAIENYKFREALTYVMDVARLGNKYLADTEPWKVIKTDVERTGTILNIGLQIAASLSIVCEPFLPFTAEKLRIGLNLDKLAWGEAGRANLLPEGNEIQALGLLFEKIEDATVQTQIQKLQDAKKMNELAGKEVSAIKDTIQYDDFAKMDLRIGTIEAAEKVAKSKKLLKLTVNDGLQQRTILSGIAEHFSAEEVIGKQVTFLANLAPRPMMGMISEGMILMAEDKDGSLAFVQPSKEVWNGGTVN; from the coding sequence ATGACAAAACAATTCAAAAGAACTACTGTAACGGCTGCGTTGATTTACGCCAACGGGCCTATTCATATTGGGCATATTGCTGGGTGCTATTTGCCTGCCGATATTTATGTAAGGTATTTGCGTGCAACAGGGCAAGATGTCAAATTTGTGTCGGGTACAGATGAACACGGTGTTCCTATTACTATCAAGGCCAAAAAAGAAGGTATTACACCACAACAGGTAGTAGACAAATACTATAAAATTATCAAGGATTCGTTTGAAGAATTTGGGATTTCATTCGACATCTATTCTCGTACATCCAATAAAATTCACCACGAAACTTCGCAGGAAATTTTCAAAAATTTGTACGATAAAGGCCAGTTTGTAGAAGAAACTACCGAACAGTATTTTGACGAAAAAGCTCAAACTTTCCTAGCCGACCGCTATATCGTAGGGACTTGCCCAAAATGTGGCAATGAAAATGCTTATGGCGACCAATGCGAAAAATGTGGAACAACCCTTTCTCCAACCGAATTGATTAACCCTCGTTCGGCTTTGAGTGGTGAAAAACCTGTGATGAAACCTACCAAAAACTGGTACTTGCCTTTAGATAAAATGCAGCCACAATTGGAGGAATACATAGCTAGCCACCCTGAATGGAAAACCAATGTATTGGGGCAGGTAAAATCATGGCTCAACGACGGCCTACGCCCTCGTGCCATGACACGCGATTTGGATTGGGGTGTAAAAGTACCTTTGCCAGATACCGACGGCAAAGTGTTGTATGTATGGTTTGACGCTCCTATTGGCTATATTTCTATGACCAAGGAATTGACCGACCAATGGCAAAAATACTGGCAAGACCCAGAAGCTCGTTTGGTCAACTTTATTGGTAAAGACAATATCGTATTTCACTGCTTGATTTTTCCTGCTATGTGTATGGCCGATGGCCGCTTTATTGTTGCCGATAATGTTCCTGCCAACGAATTTATGAATTTGGAAGGCGACAAAATTTCAACTTCAAGAAACTGGGCAGTATGGCTGCATGAATATCTACGAGAATTTGAGGGCAAACAAGATGTCTTGCGTTATGCTTTGGCAGCTTCTGCTCCTGAAACCAAGGATTCAGACTTTACTTGGGGCGATTTCCAAACCCGCAACAACTCGGAGTTGGTAGGGATCTTTGGTAATTTTGTCAACCGTGCTGTCGTTCTAACACAAAAGAACTTCGACTCAAAAGTACCAAAACAAGGTGAATTAACTGATTTTGACCGCCAAACACTGGCTACTTTGGCCGAACTACCAGCCAAAATTGGTGAGGCTATCGAAAACTATAAATTCAGAGAAGCCCTAACTTATGTAATGGATGTAGCTCGTTTGGGTAATAAATACTTGGCCGATACCGAGCCTTGGAAAGTGATCAAAACCGATGTAGAACGAACAGGCACTATCTTGAATATTGGCTTACAAATTGCAGCTTCACTTTCGATCGTTTGTGAACCTTTCTTGCCATTTACTGCCGAAAAATTAAGAATAGGATTGAATTTAGATAAACTAGCTTGGGGCGAAGCTGGTCGTGCCAACTTGTTGCCAGAAGGTAACGAAATTCAAGCACTAGGTTTGCTTTTCGAGAAAATCGAAGATGCAACCGTGCAAACTCAAATCCAAAAATTACAAGATGCCAAGAAAATGAATGAATTAGCAGGAAAAGAGGTTTCGGCCATTAAAGACACTATCCAGTACGACGATTTTGCGAAAATGGACTTACGAATTGGCACTATTGAGGCCGCCGAAAAAGTAGCCAAATCAAAAAAATTATTGAAACTTACCGTAAACGATGGCTTGCAACAACGTACCATTTTGAGCGGTATTGCCGAACATTTTTCTGCTGAAGAAGTAATAGGTAAGCAAGTTACGTTTTTGGCAAACCTAGCTCCCCGTCCAATGATGGGAATGATTTCAGAAGGAATGATTCTCATGGCAGAAGATAAAGATGGCTCACTGGCATTTGTCCAACCATCAAAAGAAGTTTGGAACGGAGGCACAGTAAACTAA
- the thrA gene encoding bifunctional aspartate kinase/homoserine dehydrogenase I codes for MKVLKFGGTSCGTVESIQSVLGIIKGNLEKGEKSAVVFSAMGGVTNQLIETGKRASVGDTSYFDLVKAIEDRHFGVVRALIDVKAQSKVFANIRTIINELEDLLKGVSLIREISPRTADLIVSFGERLSTTLIYEILHAQGVDCQFLDARKVIRTNDTFGMAEVDFAVTNQQIQTHFSKSKSLQLITGFIGSTDKGETTTLGRGGSDYTGSIFGAALNATEIEIWTDVDGMMTADPRKVKNAFTIPTITYSEAMELTHFGAKVIYPPSLQPAFAKNIPIRVLNTFNPSFVGTVVSREAEPSEYIITGISSIDNLALVNLQGSGMIGVAGVSGKLFTILAKNKISVVLISQASSEHSICFAIDPQFSDQVRQILETEFANEIAIGDIEGIEIQENLSVIAVVGEGMRRHTGVSGKLFSVLGKNGINIVATAQGSSELNISVVIEKKDISKALNVIHDTFFFSQVKTLNLFLVGTGLIGKTLLNQLTGQANYLSKYKALKVNLVGVMNSRKMLINAEGISMDSWQEAVESTGKSAELWAFVEEAKRLNLPNSVFADCTADKNIHNYYLGLFEANISVVTPNKVANSGRYEDYALLHRTALKKGVKFLYETNVGAGLPVINTLQGLISSGDRFEKIEGVLSGTLSYIFNNFKKGVKFADIVREAKAKGYTEPDPREDLSGMDVARKILILGREIGLKIEPEDVTIQKLLPENCEKAPTVDDFFHELEVSNEYFEKMVDEAEAKGEVLRFIATLENNAITIGVRSIGKTHPFYMMDGADNVISFTTKRYHDRPLVIKGPGAGAEVTASGVFADIVAIGAYLA; via the coding sequence ATGAAAGTATTAAAATTCGGAGGAACGTCTTGTGGAACGGTTGAAAGTATTCAATCGGTTCTAGGCATCATCAAGGGCAACCTTGAAAAAGGAGAAAAATCAGCCGTAGTATTCTCGGCAATGGGCGGCGTTACCAACCAGCTTATTGAAACAGGAAAACGTGCCTCGGTAGGCGATACCAGTTATTTCGACTTGGTAAAAGCTATTGAAGACCGTCATTTTGGTGTAGTTCGTGCACTTATCGACGTAAAAGCACAGTCCAAGGTATTTGCTAATATCCGAACGATTATCAACGAGTTAGAAGACCTTCTCAAAGGGGTTTCGCTAATTCGTGAGATTTCTCCTCGTACCGCCGACCTTATTGTAAGTTTTGGCGAACGCTTATCTACTACTTTGATTTATGAAATTCTTCATGCTCAGGGTGTCGACTGCCAGTTTTTAGATGCTCGTAAGGTGATTCGTACCAACGATACCTTTGGTATGGCAGAAGTAGATTTTGCGGTTACGAATCAGCAAATCCAAACGCATTTTTCTAAGTCCAAATCATTGCAATTGATTACGGGCTTTATTGGCTCGACCGATAAAGGCGAAACTACAACCCTTGGCCGTGGTGGTTCTGATTATACAGGGTCTATTTTTGGAGCAGCGTTGAATGCCACCGAAATAGAAATCTGGACAGACGTAGACGGCATGATGACCGCCGACCCAAGAAAGGTGAAAAATGCCTTTACTATTCCGACAATCACTTATTCGGAGGCAATGGAACTTACGCACTTTGGGGCTAAAGTCATTTACCCGCCATCGTTGCAGCCTGCTTTTGCCAAAAATATCCCTATTCGGGTACTCAATACCTTTAACCCTAGCTTTGTCGGGACAGTTGTAAGTCGCGAAGCCGAACCTAGCGAATACATTATTACTGGTATTAGTTCGATAGACAACCTTGCCTTGGTCAATCTTCAAGGGTCGGGTATGATCGGTGTTGCGGGGGTGTCGGGTAAGTTATTTACAATTTTGGCCAAAAACAAAATATCGGTTGTACTGATTTCGCAAGCTTCTTCAGAACACTCTATTTGCTTTGCCATCGACCCTCAGTTTTCAGACCAAGTTCGTCAGATTTTAGAAACAGAATTTGCCAACGAAATAGCCATAGGCGATATTGAAGGAATCGAAATTCAGGAAAATCTTTCCGTAATTGCTGTTGTTGGCGAAGGAATGCGTCGCCATACAGGGGTGAGCGGTAAGCTATTCTCGGTTTTGGGTAAAAATGGTATCAATATCGTGGCTACAGCACAAGGGTCGTCCGAACTGAACATTTCGGTTGTTATCGAGAAAAAGGATATTTCAAAAGCACTCAATGTGATTCATGATACTTTCTTCTTCTCGCAGGTCAAAACCTTAAATTTATTTTTGGTAGGTACTGGACTAATAGGAAAAACTCTCTTAAATCAACTTACAGGGCAAGCCAATTATTTGTCCAAATATAAAGCCCTGAAAGTCAATCTTGTGGGTGTAATGAATTCTCGTAAGATGTTGATTAATGCCGAAGGGATTTCAATGGACTCTTGGCAAGAAGCTGTTGAAAGTACAGGCAAATCAGCCGAGTTGTGGGCATTTGTAGAAGAAGCCAAACGACTCAACTTACCTAATTCGGTATTTGCTGATTGTACCGCCGACAAAAATATTCATAATTATTATTTAGGGCTTTTTGAGGCCAATATTTCGGTGGTAACTCCCAACAAAGTAGCCAATTCGGGTAGGTACGAAGACTACGCTTTGTTGCACAGAACAGCCCTGAAAAAAGGTGTTAAGTTTTTGTACGAAACCAATGTAGGGGCAGGATTACCTGTGATCAATACGCTGCAAGGGTTGATTTCGTCGGGCGACCGTTTTGAAAAAATCGAAGGTGTACTTTCAGGAACGTTGTCGTATATTTTCAACAACTTCAAAAAAGGTGTCAAATTTGCCGATATTGTTCGTGAAGCTAAAGCCAAAGGCTATACTGAGCCCGACCCACGTGAAGATTTGAGCGGGATGGATGTGGCTAGAAAAATTTTGATATTAGGACGAGAAATTGGTCTTAAAATCGAACCAGAAGATGTTACAATACAAAAACTTCTTCCCGAAAACTGTGAAAAAGCACCTACTGTCGACGACTTTTTCCACGAACTAGAGGTATCGAACGAATATTTCGAGAAAATGGTAGACGAAGCCGAAGCCAAAGGCGAGGTACTTCGCTTTATTGCTACTTTAGAAAACAACGCCATTACGATTGGTGTACGGAGTATCGGTAAAACGCATCCATTTTATATGATGGACGGAGCCGACAACGTAATTTCGTTTACCACCAAACGCTACCACGATCGCCCCTTGGTAATCAAAGGGCCAGGAGCTGGGGCCGAAGTAACAGCCTCGGGGGTATTTGCCGATATTGTAGCTATCGGAGCGTATTTGGCATAA
- the rpsU gene encoding 30S ribosomal protein S21: MLIINVKENESIDKALKRFKKKFEKTGVVKELRKRMAFEKPSVERRTEVIRATYKQKMYGNLES, translated from the coding sequence ATGCTGATTATCAACGTAAAAGAAAACGAGTCAATCGACAAAGCTCTTAAAAGATTCAAAAAGAAATTTGAAAAAACTGGTGTAGTTAAAGAACTTCGTAAGCGTATGGCATTTGAAAAACCATCTGTAGAGCGTCGTACAGAAGTTATTCGTGCTACATACAAACAAAAAATGTACGGTAATTTGGAGTCTTAG
- a CDS encoding tyrosine-type recombinase/integrase translates to MNSEIVNFFLQYIQHEKRCSDHTVTAYRKDMAQFVEYLTKTYDFHHPQLADHQMIRSWVVSLSEAKLDSRSINRKIATLRSFFKFLQQKKIIDQDPMRKVLAMKTTKNIPTFVREAELDNLLDDVEFPESFEGVRDKLILELLYGTGMRLSELIDLEVRNIDFYGQTVKVLGKRNKERIIPINQSLAHQIELYIQCRNQEGLEHQYLIVSEKGNQAYPVMIQRIVKKYLSLVTSLTKKSPHVLRHSYATHLLNNGADLTAIKDLMGHTSLSATQVYTHNSMEKIRKIYEQAHPKA, encoded by the coding sequence ATGAATTCAGAGATAGTCAATTTTTTTTTGCAGTATATTCAGCACGAAAAACGCTGTAGCGACCACACCGTAACAGCTTATAGAAAGGATATGGCTCAGTTTGTCGAGTATTTGACCAAGACCTACGACTTTCATCATCCTCAATTAGCAGACCACCAAATGATTCGCTCGTGGGTGGTTTCGCTCTCAGAGGCCAAGCTCGATAGCCGGAGTATTAATCGAAAAATAGCAACGCTTCGCAGTTTTTTTAAGTTTTTACAACAAAAAAAAATTATCGACCAAGACCCCATGCGAAAGGTATTGGCTATGAAAACTACCAAAAATATTCCCACCTTTGTACGGGAGGCAGAGCTAGATAATTTACTCGACGATGTAGAATTTCCAGAAAGTTTTGAGGGAGTGCGTGATAAGCTTATTTTGGAGCTGTTGTATGGTACAGGTATGCGTTTGTCGGAATTGATTGACCTTGAGGTTCGGAATATAGATTTTTATGGACAAACCGTAAAAGTGTTAGGAAAAAGGAACAAAGAAAGGATTATTCCTATTAATCAATCGCTGGCTCATCAGATAGAACTATATATTCAATGCCGTAATCAGGAAGGCTTAGAACATCAATATTTGATTGTTAGTGAAAAAGGAAATCAGGCATATCCAGTTATGATTCAGCGGATTGTAAAAAAATACCTTAGCTTAGTAACGTCTCTTACTAAAAAATCTCCTCACGTTTTGAGGCATTCTTACGCTACTCATTTGCTAAATAATGGGGCCGATTTAACAGCTATTAAAGACCTAATGGGGCATACATCGCTGTCGGCAACGCAGGTATATACCCATAATTCTATGGAAAAAATCAGAAAGATTTACGAACAAGCCCATCCAAAAGCCTAA
- a CDS encoding ABC-F family ATP-binding cassette domain-containing protein: MISIDNIAVEFGGRALFSDVTFNVNDKDKIALMGKNGAGKSTMLKIIAGVDKPTKGKISKPNGAVIAYLPQHLLTEDNATVFEETAKAFSSVLNMKAEIDELNLQLETRTDYESDEYMAIIERVSEVSEKYYSIEEINYDAEIEKTLLGLGFVRSDFTRPTSEFSGGWRMRIELAKILLQNPDLILLDEPTNHMDIESIQWLEDFLINNAKAVIVISHDRAFVDNITNRTIEVTMGRIYDYKVNYSQYLQLRKERMEQQQKQFNEQQKMIAETQEFIERFKGTYSKTLQVQSRVKMLEKLEIVEVDEVDTSALNLKFPPAPRSGNYPVIVEGVSKSYGDHLVFKDVALTIERGEKIAFVGKNGEGKSTLVKAIMNEIDFEGDLKMGHNCMIGYFAQNQASLLDGDLSVFQTIDNIAVGEIRTKIKDILGAFMFSGDAINKKVKVLSGGERTRLAMIKLLLEPVNLLILDEPTNHLDLKTKDILKDALKAFEGTVILISHDRDFLDGLATKVFEFGNKRVKEHFEDINGFLRNKKMENLKDIERSAK; this comes from the coding sequence ATGATTTCGATAGATAATATAGCGGTAGAGTTCGGTGGACGAGCTCTTTTTAGTGACGTTACCTTCAATGTTAACGACAAAGATAAAATAGCCCTAATGGGCAAAAATGGAGCTGGTAAATCGACTATGCTCAAAATCATAGCAGGGGTAGACAAACCTACCAAAGGCAAAATATCAAAGCCCAATGGTGCAGTAATTGCTTATTTGCCTCAACATTTGCTTACTGAAGATAACGCTACGGTGTTTGAAGAAACAGCCAAAGCGTTTTCGTCGGTACTAAATATGAAAGCCGAAATCGATGAGCTAAACCTCCAATTAGAAACCCGTACCGATTACGAATCGGACGAATATATGGCTATTATTGAGCGGGTTTCGGAGGTAAGCGAAAAATATTACTCTATAGAAGAAATCAACTACGATGCCGAAATAGAAAAAACACTCTTGGGTTTAGGCTTTGTACGTTCGGATTTTACTCGCCCAACTAGCGAATTTAGTGGTGGCTGGCGTATGCGTATCGAGTTGGCCAAAATTCTTCTTCAAAACCCCGACTTAATTCTTCTGGATGAGCCCACCAACCACATGGATATTGAGTCGATTCAGTGGCTTGAAGACTTTTTGATTAATAATGCCAAAGCCGTTATTGTCATTTCACACGATAGGGCTTTTGTCGATAATATTACCAACCGTACCATTGAAGTAACAATGGGGCGTATTTACGACTATAAAGTAAACTATTCGCAGTACTTGCAGTTGCGTAAAGAGCGAATGGAACAGCAACAAAAGCAATTCAACGAGCAACAAAAGATGATTGCCGAAACCCAAGAGTTTATTGAACGCTTCAAGGGTACTTATTCAAAGACATTGCAGGTACAGTCGAGGGTAAAGATGTTGGAAAAATTGGAAATTGTGGAGGTTGACGAAGTTGATACTTCTGCTTTAAATCTCAAGTTCCCTCCTGCTCCACGCTCTGGCAATTATCCTGTTATTGTTGAAGGGGTAAGCAAAAGTTATGGCGACCATCTGGTTTTCAAAGATGTTGCGTTGACGATTGAAAGAGGCGAAAAAATTGCCTTTGTCGGAAAAAATGGAGAAGGTAAATCTACCCTCGTCAAAGCTATTATGAATGAAATAGACTTTGAGGGTGACCTAAAAATGGGGCATAACTGTATGATTGGTTATTTTGCCCAAAATCAAGCTTCGTTACTCGATGGCGATTTGTCGGTGTTTCAAACCATCGATAATATTGCAGTAGGCGAAATTCGCACCAAAATCAAAGATATATTAGGGGCGTTTATGTTTAGTGGCGATGCTATCAACAAAAAAGTAAAAGTGCTTTCGGGAGGTGAAAGAACTCGCTTGGCAATGATTAAATTGTTGCTAGAACCAGTCAATTTGTTGATTCTGGATGAACCAACCAACCACCTTGACCTCAAGACAAAAGATATTTTGAAAGATGCCCTAAAAGCTTTTGAAGGTACTGTAATTTTGATTTCTCACGACCGTGATTTCCTTGATGGCTTGGCAACCAAGGTTTTTGAATTTGGCAACAAACGTGTCAAAGAACACTTTGAAGATATTAATGGATTCTTGAGAAACAAAAAGATGGAGAATCTAAAGGATATTGAAAGAAGTGCCAAATAG
- a CDS encoding vWA domain-containing protein codes for MLGYRFSEFIPQENDQGQKAKFDQLLDIFNQLVTMTAGNVSEALSWLTQLDQQYNLTDDSYGIADFIDDLKAKGYIREEKNEDGQQAEILTAKGEQSIRKQSLEEIFGKLKKTGNSGNHRTPYQGTGDEMNTDRREFQFGDSLEQIAMTESIRNAQINNGFENFMLTENDLEIMDKEYKAQTSTVLMIDISHSMILYGEDRITPAKKVAMALSELIMTKYPKDTLDVIVFGNDAWQIQVKDLPYLEVGPFHTNTVAGLELAMDLLRRRKNKNKQIFMITDGKPTCLKEGIRYYKNSFGLDKKILNKTLTLAAQCRRLKIPVTTFMIARDEYLKEFVQEFTKINNGRAYYSSLKGLGDFIFEDYQRNRKKDVR; via the coding sequence ATGCTAGGATACCGCTTTTCTGAATTTATCCCTCAAGAAAATGACCAGGGACAAAAAGCCAAGTTCGACCAATTATTAGATATTTTTAATCAATTGGTAACGATGACAGCAGGCAATGTGTCGGAGGCGTTGTCGTGGCTTACTCAATTAGACCAGCAATACAACCTTACGGATGATTCGTATGGTATTGCCGATTTTATAGACGACCTCAAGGCCAAAGGCTATATTCGAGAAGAAAAAAATGAAGATGGCCAACAAGCCGAAATTCTTACTGCCAAGGGCGAGCAGAGTATTCGGAAACAGTCGTTGGAGGAAATTTTTGGCAAACTCAAAAAAACTGGTAATTCGGGCAACCACCGAACACCCTACCAAGGTACTGGCGACGAAATGAATACCGACCGCCGTGAATTTCAGTTTGGCGATTCACTTGAACAAATTGCCATGACCGAATCTATCAGAAATGCCCAAATCAATAATGGTTTTGAGAATTTTATGCTAACCGAAAATGATTTGGAAATTATGGATAAGGAATATAAAGCTCAAACCTCTACGGTTTTAATGATTGATATTTCGCATTCGATGATTCTATATGGCGAAGACCGTATTACTCCTGCCAAAAAAGTAGCTATGGCTTTGTCGGAATTGATTATGACCAAATACCCCAAAGATACCCTCGATGTAATTGTTTTTGGCAACGACGCTTGGCAGATTCAGGTCAAGGATTTGCCTTATTTGGAGGTGGGGCCATTTCATACCAATACTGTGGCAGGGCTAGAATTGGCTATGGATTTGTTAAGAAGACGTAAAAATAAAAATAAACAAATTTTTATGATTACCGACGGTAAACCTACTTGCCTCAAAGAGGGTATTCGATATTATAAAAATAGCTTTGGCCTCGACAAAAAAATCCTCAACAAAACTCTCACTCTGGCGGCTCAGTGCCGAAGGCTCAAAATACCTGTTACCACTTTTATGATTGCCCGTGACGAGTACCTCAAAGAGTTTGTGCAGGAGTTTACTAAAATTAATAACGGCCGAGCTTACTATTCTTCGCTAAAAGGGCTTGGTGATTTTATTTTTGAAGACTATCAGCGTAATCGGAAAAAAGATGTAAGATAA
- a CDS encoding sigma 54-interacting transcriptional regulator encodes MSYKNLSTEEILSITTLGALKAAGYQAKSIKQELRDNLITKIKNKENVFEGIWGYEDTVIPDIERAILSQHHINLLGLRGQAKTRIARLMVTLLDEYVPVVRGSELNDDPLEPLSRFAKDTIAEQGDQTPIVWWHRSERYTEKLATPDVSVADLIGDADPIKAATLKLPYSDERVVHFGLIPRSHRGIFVINELPDLQARIQVSLFNILQEGDIQIRGFKLRLPLDIQFVFTANPEDYTNRGSIVTPLKDRIDSQIVTHYPKTLAIGKRITLQEANIKPEQHDLVTTNALIEDLIEQIAFEARQSEYVDAKSGVSARMTISAYENLISAAERRALLNGEEKTYIRVADLVGVIPAVCGKVELVYEGEIEGPVIVAQNLIGKAIRTQFLNYFPDPEKIKKVAKDKAGKNPFKPVIDWFMDGNIIDIFNDSSDTDYSSRLRAIDGLDDLIEKIYPTFEGREKLFMMEFVLHGLSEFSMISKKTLDQGLQFKDLTDSLFDLDKFKFDEE; translated from the coding sequence ATGTCATACAAAAATCTTTCTACAGAAGAAATTCTGTCTATTACAACTCTTGGTGCATTAAAAGCGGCTGGATACCAAGCTAAGTCTATCAAACAAGAACTTAGAGACAATTTGATTACTAAAATCAAAAATAAAGAAAATGTTTTTGAGGGAATTTGGGGCTATGAAGACACCGTCATTCCCGATATTGAGCGAGCTATTTTGTCACAGCATCATATCAATTTATTGGGTTTACGTGGACAAGCCAAAACCAGAATTGCCCGCTTGATGGTTACTTTGCTCGACGAATACGTTCCTGTTGTTCGGGGTTCTGAACTTAACGACGACCCCCTTGAGCCACTTTCTCGTTTTGCAAAAGACACCATTGCCGAACAAGGCGACCAAACGCCTATTGTTTGGTGGCATCGTTCCGAGCGTTATACCGAAAAGCTAGCAACGCCCGATGTATCTGTTGCCGATTTGATTGGCGATGCCGACCCTATCAAGGCAGCTACCCTCAAACTCCCCTATTCTGATGAACGAGTTGTGCATTTTGGCTTAATTCCTCGTTCGCACAGAGGTATTTTTGTAATCAACGAGCTTCCTGATTTACAGGCCAGAATTCAGGTGTCGCTATTCAATATCTTGCAGGAAGGTGATATTCAAATTCGTGGGTTTAAGCTACGCTTGCCTTTAGATATTCAATTTGTTTTTACAGCCAATCCTGAAGATTACACCAATCGGGGGTCTATTGTAACTCCGCTCAAAGACCGTATCGACTCGCAAATTGTAACGCACTACCCCAAAACATTGGCAATCGGTAAGCGTATTACTTTGCAGGAGGCCAATATCAAGCCTGAACAACACGATTTGGTAACTACCAATGCCTTAATTGAGGACTTGATTGAACAAATTGCTTTTGAGGCTCGCCAATCGGAATATGTAGATGCCAAATCGGGAGTATCGGCTCGTATGACTATTTCGGCTTATGAAAATTTGATTTCGGCTGCCGAAAGACGTGCTTTACTGAATGGTGAAGAAAAAACCTATATCCGTGTTGCTGATTTGGTAGGAGTAATTCCTGCGGTATGTGGCAAAGTCGAATTGGTGTACGAAGGCGAAATTGAAGGGCCTGTTATTGTGGCTCAAAACCTTATCGGAAAGGCTATTCGTACTCAGTTTTTAAACTATTTTCCTGACCCCGAAAAAATCAAAAAAGTTGCGAAAGATAAAGCTGGAAAAAACCCATTCAAGCCCGTAATTGATTGGTTTATGGATGGCAATATTATTGATATTTTCAACGATAGCTCTGATACCGATTATTCTTCTCGCTTGCGTGCTATCGATGGCCTCGACGACTTAATCGAAAAGATATACCCAACATTTGAAGGACGAGAAAAACTTTTTATGATGGAATTTGTATTGCATGGCTTATCGGAGTTTTCGATGATTTCAAAGAAAACCCTCGACCAAGGCTTACAATTCAAAGACTTGACCGACTCGCTATTTGATTTAGATAAATTCAAGTTTGACGAAGAATAG
- a CDS encoding DUF3291 domain-containing protein, which translates to MKYHLAQINIAKLVAPIDSPIIADFVADLDRINSLAEQSTGFIWRLKDENNNATAINPFDDPLIIVNMSVWENIDLLKQYVYRSAHTEVFLKRAKWFEKAQEANVALWWIPVGTVPTAQEGKDRLLHLRTFGDTTYSFTFKNLFPAPSIDLL; encoded by the coding sequence ATGAAATATCATTTAGCACAAATCAATATTGCCAAATTGGTTGCTCCAATCGACAGCCCTATTATTGCCGATTTTGTAGCTGACCTCGACAGAATCAATAGCTTGGCCGAGCAAAGTACAGGTTTTATTTGGCGGCTCAAAGACGAAAATAATAATGCTACAGCCATTAATCCTTTTGATGACCCACTTATTATTGTGAATATGTCGGTTTGGGAAAATATAGACTTACTCAAGCAATACGTGTATCGTTCGGCACATACCGAAGTATTTCTGAAACGAGCCAAGTGGTTTGAAAAAGCCCAAGAAGCTAATGTTGCATTGTGGTGGATACCTGTAGGCACAGTACCTACAGCCCAAGAAGGCAAAGACCGCCTGTTGCATCTAAGAACTTTTGGCGATACTACGTATTCGTTTACTTTTAAGAACCTTTTTCCAGCTCCATCTATCGACTTATTATAA